The Arachis ipaensis cultivar K30076 chromosome B07, Araip1.1, whole genome shotgun sequence genome includes a window with the following:
- the LOC107610144 gene encoding protein indeterminate-domain 1 codes for MTTEPPPMPLSGEEAATLSALDLETAPQPPAPPLKKKRNLPGMPDPDAEVIALSPKTLLATNRFVCEICNKGFQRDQNLQLHRRGHNLPWKLRQRATKEVRKRVYVCPEPSCVHHNPSRALGDLTGIKKHFCRKHGEKKLKCERCSKKYAVQSDWKAHMKTCGTREYRCGCGTLFSRRDSFVTHRAFCDALAEESAKAQTLSTDDKDGVGAGAGAGVTAASSSSPPQPPLTPSTSVVSPTLSIQSSEIPENATRLSPPTTCVAKAVTTSTVLATVLASSAGAAAPSTTSFPNVTAATSLSLSVPLYLSNNVNDPRHHYTACPQPSTTAALSATALLQKAAQMGAASSNTSLLRGLGLATSSTGYHPQDESGIENPIMQWNMSSHVKQENPSLADHNLGLGLPCGDPGFADVMMGSPPMTRDLLGLGIGGNGGDNVSRGGLSALLTSFGGNFDSSGDAGGVRHQ; via the exons ATGACGACGGAGCCACCACCAATGCCACTTTCCGGCGAGGAAGCCGCCACCTTATCGGCTTTGGACTTAGAAACCGCACCTCAACCACCCGCCCCGCCCCTAAAAAAGAAGCGAAACCTCCCTGGAATGCCAG ATCCGGATGCTGAAGTGATTGCTTTGTCGCCAAAGACGCTGTTAGCGACGAACCGTTTCGTGTGCGAGATCTGCAACAAGGGGTTCCAGAGGGACCAGAACCTCCAGCTCCACCGGCGGGGACACAACCTCCCGTGGAAGCTCCGGCAGCGTGCCACCAAGGAGGTAAGAAAGAGGGTGTACGTGTGCCCCGAACCTTCGTGTGTCCACCACAATCCTTCCAGGGCGCTCGGCGACCTCACCGGCATCAAGAAGCACTTCTGCAGAAAGCACGGCGAGAAGAAGCTCAAATGCGAACGTTGCTCAAAGAAATACGCCGTTCAATCCGATTGGAAGGCACACATGAAGACCTGCGGAACCAGAGAGTACAGATGCGGTTGCGGAACCTTGTTCTCTag GAGGGATAGCTTTGTTACGCATAGAGCTTTTTGCGATGCGTTAGCTGAAGAGAGTGCTAAGGCTCAAACCCTAAGCACTGATGACAAGGACGGTGTTGGTGCTGGTGCTGGTGCTGGTGTGACTGCGGCTTCTTCTTCATCGCCGCCGCAGCCACCGCTTACTCCGTCGACTTCGGTGGTGTCTCCGACTCTGTCAATTCAGAGCTCAG AAATTCCGGAAAATGCGACGAGGCTGTCACCGCCAACAACGTGTGTTGCGAAAGCTGTGACAACTAGCACTGTTCTTGCAACTGTGTTGGCATCCTCAGCCGGAGCAGCAGCACCATCAACCACCTCATTCCCCAACGTCACGGCAGCCACGTCACTCTCCCTCTCCGTGCCACTCTATCTCTCCAACAACGTTAACGACCCTCGCCATCACTACACTGCATGTCCACAGCCATCAACAACAGCTGCACTGTCTGCCACCGCATTGCTCCAGAAGGCAGCTCAAATGGGTGCAGCTTCTTCCAACACGTCGCTTCTTCGAGGTTTAGGCTTAGCCACGTCATCTACGGGATATCATCCTCAAGACGAGAGCGGCATTGAGAACCCAATAATGCAATGGAACATGAGCAGCCATGTGAAGCAAGAGAATCCGAGTTTGGCAGATCATAACCTTGGGCTTGGACTTCCATGTGGGGATCCGGGTTTTGCAGATGTGATGATGGGGTCCCCTCCCATGACCCGGGATCTTCTTGGTCTTGGGATCGGTGGCAATGGCGGTGATAATGTTAGCAGGGGTGGTCTTTCTGCTTTGTTAACCTCTTTTGGAGGGAACTTCGATTCATCTGGAGATGCAGGTGGAGTTCGCCACCAGTAG